The nucleotide sequence GATACAGAAACTCTTTTAGCCCACACAAGAACCTTGTTGGTACCACTTTCTATTGGAGTATCGAGTGTAATTTCTGTGCACTGTCCACTTTTCACTCCATTTGTATAGGATGATGCATCAGTCCACTTTCCTTTAGAATTTGAATATAGGAAAGCTTTGTAGCTTATATCACTTCCGTCTCCAGATACACCACTAACGGTTATCTCAGGATTTCTACCTATAGTAGTGGTAGCAGTATTAACCTTAACATCTGATATTTTAACTTCATTTATGTTATAAACATTAACTACTTTATTTACAAAGGAATCATATCCTCCAACATTGCTTGGAGAGTATCCTTCTCTTTTTACCCAGATGCTAAAGTTATTTCTACCTGATTGTAAAGGTCCATTTATTTGTATAGTTGCATCATTAGGATCTAATGCTCTTGTATATCCGTTTGATACATCTTCCCAAACCTCTTTACTTTGAGAATATAAATATACCCTATACTGCACATTTGAATCTGCATCTGATTTTATCCTTAGTGTAGGTTTTTTACCTAGCTTAACTTCTGAATTATCTATATCTACCTTTGTAATCTTAGGAATTTTAGGAGCTTCTTTTTCTATATTTACTTTATAATTTAAAAAATTATCATAGCCTTCCTTATTAGAAGGCTCTTTATCTGATCTTTTTACCAATACCTTAAAGCTGTTTTCTCCTTCAATCAAAGGTGTATTTAATTGCACACTATATGTATTAGATGGTTCCTGAGGTAAGCTATATCCATTTGATACATCTTCCCACTGATTTTTATCATTAGAATATAATACCTTATATTCTACCTTTTCATCTCCTGTTGAAGTTATGTTCATAATCGGCTTTATACCAATCTTTTGTTGAGATAAATCTATATTAACAGATTTAATACTTGGAACTCCCCCAGACTCAGATTCATAATCTGGCTGTGAAATAACTTCAGAATCTGTATCTATCTTAAAGCTTTTAAAATCATCATACCCTCCTTTATTTACCGCTGAAGCATATGATTTTTTAACCCATACACTAAAATTATTTTCACCTTTATGTAAAGGTTTTCTTAATTTAATTGTATAAGGATTATTACCTGATACAGCAGATGTGTATCCATTTGATACATTTTCCCATGCCCTTTTAGAAGGTGAATATAAATAAACACTATACTGCACCGATTCAGCTCCACCTGAGCTTAGCTTAAGAGTTGGATATGTACCAACTGTAGAATTTTTGTCTACTAGTTCTACTCCTGTTAACTTAGGCCTTGAGGCTGCATTTGCATCTATAGGTGTATTTACTAAGCCTATAATATTTAAAACAAAAGTAAATAGTAAAACATATACTATTTTGTTTTTAAAATTTCCCTTTAAAATTTTAAATCCCCCCTTACAAAAATATATACTAAATGCATATGTACGTGCACAACTATCTACATGATAACACAATTTAATCCACTTTATTACTTTAGTAACAATTTTATACACAATATAACAAATTACTATATAAATAGTTAATTATTATTGATATAAAAAATAAAGAGGTAGCTATATAACTACCTCTTCTCAAGACTATATAATTTCTAAAATCCCATCATTTATCCTATACCTAATATTTGCCCTCTCTGCCCACTTAGTATTATGTGTAACCATAATTACAGCACTTCCAGCTTTAGTTGCCTCCTCTAGAAGACTTATAACCTCAGCAGCATATTTTTCATCTAAGTCATTAGTAGGCTCATCTGCCAAAATAAGCTTTGGATTATTAATTAAAGCCCTTGCAACTACAGCACGTCTTCTTTGTCCACCACTAAGACTATGTGGTAGAAAACCTTTTCTTTCTGATAATCCAAGTCTTTCAAGTAATTCATCTATTCTTCTAGTATCACACTTCCCCTTGTTTGATATCCTCTGAGCAAACTCAAGGTTCTCCTGTAGAGTTAATGCTTGTAAAAGGTTAGAATCTTGAAATATAAAACCTATCTTCTCTCCTCTTAGTGTAGTAAGTTCTCTATCACTTAAAAGTGAAACATCCTTATCCTCTATATAAAGCTTTCCTTCATCTAGATTAAGAAGTCCACCTATTATATATAATAGTGTGCTTTTTCCTATTCCCGATGGACCTTCGATAGATAGAAAGTCACCTGAGCTCACCTTTAGAGATATGTTCTTCAGTGGGCATACAGTTTCACCCATCTTATATGTTTTACTAACATTTTCAAGTCTACATACTTCCATATTAATCAAGCTCCCCCTGTGTTATTGCCCTTTGAGGCTCAAGACTAGCACTTTTTAATGCTGGATAAATAGATGCTATAAATCCAAGTAGCAGAGCAGCAAGTATACCTATTCCACCACACTTTAAAGCTGTAGCAAATGACCAAGTTCCCACTGGCAATGTTAATGCATCCTTTAATTCATTGAGTATAGGGGTAGTGCATATGGTACCTAATATACTTCCTATTATTCCCCCGACTCCAGCCATAAGCCATGCTTCAATTAGAATTAGTCTTAGGACGCTACTTTTTTGAACTCCCATTGCTCTAAGTAATCCTATTTCCTTCTTTCTCTCATTTGCAAGAGAATTAAATCGCCCTATTAATGCTAGTGCAGCGATTAATAGGAGTGCAACCCATAGACCTAGAATAATTTTTCCGAATGTTTCTATTTGCACCTTTACATTTCCTATAGTTTCACTTGTAGAAATAAACTTTACATTTAGGTTTAAATCACTAATGCTTTTTTCTATTTTTTTAATATCTGCTCCTGGTTTTGCCTTTATAAATATAGCTGATACTAACCTTTCTGGTTGTGCATCCTTCCACAGACCCTTTAGCTCATCTACATCCTTAACAATTCTTCTGGCAGAATCTATATTCATGTATATTGTTTCATCCATACCACTTCCAGTAGGATAAAGCGTCCCAACTACATTAAATATATCGGAAATTATTGAAACCCTGTCTCCAAGGAAGGTCTCTACCTTACTTCCTATAACTACTTCATTTTTCTTTAGTTTCTTGAACTTTTGCTGATTAAACCAAGGCTTAAGTATAAAGTCTGTTTTATCATCGTAGCCTACTATTCGAATTGCTTCTCCATAGCTACAGCATCCACCTTCAAGTGTTTGGGTAAAAAACTGAGGACTTATTTTATCAATCCCAGATACCTTTGATACCTTATCTATAATTCCACTATCCATATAAATATTTGCAGGGTTCGCTGTAAACAAAGCCTGATTCGCATCTGCTTTGGCCTTATTTGGTAGGAGCATAATGTCAGCACCTAGTCTATTACTTGAAAGATTTAATCCTTCCTGTATAACCCAGAAAACTGAAAGACCTATAACAAAAGTTAAAATCGTTAATGTTGTAATAATTACAGTTAGAATAGATTGTCCCTTTCTTCTAAGAGTATTTTTAAATGCTAATCGCCACATAATTACAAATCCTTTCATTTTATTCAAACAAGGTTATGTTAGCATATAAAAAATACAAAAAACAACAAATAGTAAAATTAAAAACCCTTTATAGACATTTTAAATACATTTCGACTCATTTATATAATTTATCTATAATCGCATAAATTTGTAGTATTTTATACCTTAGTAGTTGTTATATATGTATAATTGTAGATGTATCACTTTTACTTAGAGAGGAGTTGAAATTATTGAAGAATCTTTCGACGAAG is from Clostridium cylindrosporum DSM 605 and encodes:
- a CDS encoding N-acetylmuramoyl-L-alanine amidase, whose protein sequence is MCYHVDSCARTYAFSIYFCKGGFKILKGNFKNKIVYVLLFTFVLNIIGLVNTPIDANAASRPKLTGVELVDKNSTVGTYPTLKLSSGGAESVQYSVYLYSPSKRAWENVSNGYTSAVSGNNPYTIKLRKPLHKGENNFSVWVKKSYASAVNKGGYDDFKSFKIDTDSEVISQPDYESESGGVPSIKSVNIDLSQQKIGIKPIMNITSTGDEKVEYKVLYSNDKNQWEDVSNGYSLPQEPSNTYSVQLNTPLIEGENSFKVLVKRSDKEPSNKEGYDNFLNYKVNIEKEAPKIPKITKVDIDNSEVKLGKKPTLRIKSDADSNVQYRVYLYSQSKEVWEDVSNGYTRALDPNDATIQINGPLQSGRNNFSIWVKREGYSPSNVGGYDSFVNKVVNVYNINEVKISDVKVNTATTTIGRNPEITVSGVSGDGSDISYKAFLYSNSKGKWTDASSYTNGVKSGQCTEITLDTPIESGTNKVLVWAKRVSVSGEVYEDFKKIDIDAVRPGPMKKRIVIDPGHGGKDPGAVDATTGIREKEIALTVGLKLGTLLSNRGYDVLYTRTDNNRVAWNSSDQNQSLKYRYTFANSNGANLFVSIHCNKANGSGYGTETLYSKKYPSKDKALASAIQSEVIKITGMRNRGIKNNYNWAVVNNTKMPASLVELGFVDNIGDSAKLKDALYQDKFAQGIFNGITRYLNK
- a CDS encoding ABC transporter ATP-binding protein, with protein sequence MEVCRLENVSKTYKMGETVCPLKNISLKVSSGDFLSIEGPSGIGKSTLLYIIGGLLNLDEGKLYIEDKDVSLLSDRELTTLRGEKIGFIFQDSNLLQALTLQENLEFAQRISNKGKCDTRRIDELLERLGLSERKGFLPHSLSGGQRRRAVVARALINNPKLILADEPTNDLDEKYAAEVISLLEEATKAGSAVIMVTHNTKWAERANIRYRINDGILEII
- a CDS encoding ABC transporter permease, yielding MWRLAFKNTLRRKGQSILTVIITTLTILTFVIGLSVFWVIQEGLNLSSNRLGADIMLLPNKAKADANQALFTANPANIYMDSGIIDKVSKVSGIDKISPQFFTQTLEGGCCSYGEAIRIVGYDDKTDFILKPWFNQQKFKKLKKNEVVIGSKVETFLGDRVSIISDIFNVVGTLYPTGSGMDETIYMNIDSARRIVKDVDELKGLWKDAQPERLVSAIFIKAKPGADIKKIEKSISDLNLNVKFISTSETIGNVKVQIETFGKIILGLWVALLLIAALALIGRFNSLANERKKEIGLLRAMGVQKSSVLRLILIEAWLMAGVGGIIGSILGTICTTPILNELKDALTLPVGTWSFATALKCGGIGILAALLLGFIASIYPALKSASLEPQRAITQGELD